A window of Bos taurus isolate L1 Dominette 01449 registration number 42190680 breed Hereford chromosome 19, ARS-UCD2.0, whole genome shotgun sequence contains these coding sequences:
- the JUP gene encoding junction plakoglobin isoform X1 encodes MEVMNLIEQPIKVTEWQQTYTYDSGIHSGANTCVPSLSSKGLIEEDEACGRQYTLKKTTTYTQSVPPGQGDLEYQMSTTARAKRVREAMCPGVTGEDSSLLLTTQVEGQTTNLQRLAEPSQLLKSAIVHLINYQDDAELATRALPELTKLLNDEDPVVVTKAAMIVNQLSKKEASRRALMGSPQLVAAVVRTMQNTSDLDTARCTTSILHNLSHHREGLLAIFKSGGIPALVRMLSSPVESVLFYAITTLHNLLLYQEGAKMAVRLADGLQKMVPLLNKNNPKFLAITTDCLQLLAYGNQESKLIILANGGPQALVQIMRNYSYEKLLWTTSRVLKVLSVCPSNKPAIVEAGGMQALGKHLTSNSPRLVQNCLWTLRNLSDVATKQEGLESVLKILVNQLSVDDVNVLTCATGTLSNLTCNNSKNKTLVTQNSGVEALIHAILRAGDKDDITEPAVCALRHLTSRHPEAEMAQNSVRLNYGIPAIVKLLNQPNQWPLVKATIGLIRNLALCPANHAPLQEAAVIPRLVQLLVKAHQDAQRHVAAGTQQPYTDGVRMEEIVEGCTGALHILARDPMNRMEIFRLNTIPLFVQLLYSSVENIQRVAAGVLCELAQDKEAADAIDAEGASAPLMELLHSRNEGTATYAAAVLFRISEDKNPDYRKRVSVELTNSLFKHDPAAWEAAQSMIPMNEPYADDMDATYRPMYSSDVPMDPLEMHMDMDGDYPIDTYSDGLRPPYATADHMLA; translated from the exons ATGGAGGTGATGAACCTGATCGAACAGCCCATCAAGGTGACCGAGTGGCAGCAGACATATACCTACGACTCTGGCATCCACTCGGGGGCCAACACCTGTGTGCCCTCGCTCAGCAGCAAGGGCCTCATAGAGGAGGATGAGGCCTGCGGGCGCCAGTACACGCTCAAGAAGACCACCACCTACACCCAGTCGGTGCCCCCGGGCCAAG GTGACCTGGAGTACCAGATGTCCACAACCGCCAGAGCCAAGCGGGTGCGGGAGGCCATGTGTCCCGGTGTGACAGGAGAGGACAGCTCGCTGCTGCTCACCACCCAGGTGGAGGGGCAGACCACCAACCTGCAGCGGCTGGCTGAGCCATCCCAACTCCTCAAGTCGGCCATCGTACATCTCATCAACTACCAGGATGATGCTGAGCTGGCCACCCGGGCCCTGCCTGAGCTCACCAAGCTGCTCAATGATGAGGACCCG GTGGTGGTGACCAAGGCGGCCATGATCGTGAACCAGCTGTCGAAGAAGGAGGCGTCTCGGCGGGCGCTGATGGGCTCGCCCCAGCTGGTGGCGGCTGTCGTGCGCACCATGCAGAACACCAGTGACCTGGACACGGCCCGTTGCACCACCAGCATCCTGCACAACCTCTCCCACCACCGCGAGGGGCTGCTTGCCATCTTCAAGTCGGGCGGCATCCCTGCCCTGGTCCGCATGCTCAG CTCCCCTGTAGAGTCGGTCTTGTTCTATGCCATCACCACGCTGCACAACCTGCTGCTCTACCAGGAGGGTGCCAAGATGGCAGTGCGCCTGGCAGACGGGCTGCAGAAGATGGTGCCCCTGCTCAACAAGAACAACCCCAAGTTCCTGGCCATCACCACCGACTGCCTGCAGCTCCTGGCCTATGGCAACCAGGAGAGCAAG ctCATCATCCTGGCCAATGGAGGACCCCAGGCCCTCGTCCAGATCATGCGCAACTACAGTTATGAGAAGCTGCTCTGGACCACCAGCCGCGTGCTCAAAGTGCTGTCCGTGTGTCCCAGCAACAAGCCTGCCATTGTGGAGGCTG GTGGGATGCAGGCCCTGGGCAAGCACCTGACGAGCAATAGCCCCCGCCTTGTGCAGAACTGCCTGTGGACCCTGCGCAACCTCTCTGATGTGGCCACCAAGCAG GAGGGCCTGGAGAGCGTGCTGAAGATTCTGGTGAACCAGCTGAGCGTGGACGATGTCAATGTCCTCACCTGTGCCACAGGCACTCTGTCCAACCTGACATGCAACAACAGCAAGAACAAGACGCTGGTGACACAGAACAGTGGTGTGGAGGCGCTCATCCACGCCATCCTGCGCGCGGGCGACAAGGATGACATCACGGAGCCCGCTGTCTGCGCCCTGCGCCACCTCACCAGCCGCCACCCCGAGGCCGAGATGGCCCAGAACTCCGTGCGTCTCAACTATGGCATCCCAGCCATCGTCAAGCTGCTCAACCAGCCCAACCAGTGGCCACTGGTCAAG GCAACCATTGGCCTGATCAGGAATCTGGCCCTGTGCCCAGCCAACCATGCCCCACTGCAGGAGGCAGCGGTCATTCCCCGCCTTGTCCAACTGCTGGTCAAGGCCCACCAGGATGCCCAGCGCCATGTGGCTGCTGGCACACAGCAGCCCTACACG GATGGTGTGAGGATGGAGGAGATTGTGGAAGGCTGCACTGGAGCCCTGCACATCCTTGCCCGGGATCCCATGAACCGCATGGAGATCTTCCGACTCAACACCATCCCCCTGTTTGTGCAG ctcctCTACTCCTCGGTGGAGAACATCCAGCGCGTGGCCGCCGGGGTGCTGTGCGAGCTGGCCCAGGACAAGGAGGCGGCCGACGCCATTGATGCGGAGGGCGCGTCGGCCCCACTCATGGAGCTGCTGCACTCGCGCAATGAGGGCACCG CCACCTACGCCGCTGCCGTCTTGTTCCGCATCTCTGAGGACAAGAACCCAGATTACCGCAAACGGGTGTCTGTGGAGCTCACTAACTCCCTCTTCAAGCACGACCCTGCCGCCTGGGAGGCT GCCCAGAGCATGATCCCCATGAATGAACCCTATGCTGATG ACATGGACGCCACCTACCGCCCCATGTACTCGAGCGACGTGCCCATGGACCCACTGGAGATGCACATGGACATGGATGGAGACTATCCCATCGACACCTACAGTGACGGCCTCAGGCCCCCCTACGCAACTGCAGACCACATGCTGGCCTAG